One window of Sinorhizobium numidicum genomic DNA carries:
- the hisG gene encoding ATP phosphoribosyltransferase — MTITIALPSKGRMKDAASAIFERAGMKIAAVGNDRSYRGRVEGWDDVEIAFLSASEISREIGSGAVDFGVTGEDLVREGLAGAEARVEFAARLGFGHADVVVAVPEIWYDVDTMADLGDVAADFRARHGRRLAIATKYWRLTQQFFSGSHGIQLYRIVESLGATEGAPASGSADIIVDITSTGSTLKANHLKILSDGVILHSEACLVRARKPAHEGNATIDRIIAAVCAVL; from the coding sequence ATGACCATCACGATTGCGCTTCCTTCCAAGGGCCGGATGAAGGATGCCGCTTCGGCAATCTTTGAACGCGCGGGCATGAAGATCGCTGCGGTCGGCAATGATCGTTCCTATCGCGGTCGGGTCGAGGGCTGGGACGATGTCGAGATCGCCTTCCTATCGGCCTCCGAAATCTCTCGAGAAATCGGCAGCGGCGCCGTTGATTTTGGCGTCACCGGCGAGGATCTCGTGCGCGAGGGCCTGGCGGGCGCCGAAGCGCGCGTCGAATTCGCAGCCCGATTGGGCTTCGGCCATGCGGACGTCGTCGTGGCGGTGCCGGAGATCTGGTATGACGTCGATACCATGGCCGATCTCGGCGACGTCGCCGCAGACTTCCGCGCGCGCCACGGCCGCCGGCTCGCCATCGCCACCAAGTACTGGCGGCTGACGCAGCAGTTCTTCTCCGGAAGCCACGGCATCCAGCTCTACCGCATCGTCGAAAGTCTGGGAGCAACGGAAGGTGCGCCGGCCTCTGGTTCGGCGGACATCATCGTCGACATCACCTCCACCGGCTCCACGCTGAAGGCGAACCATTTGAAGATCCTTTCGGATGGCGTGATCCTGCACTCGGAGGCTTGCCTCGTCAGAGCTCGCAAGCCGGCCCATGAGGGAAATGCGACCATTGACCGGATCATTGCAGCCGTCTGCGCTGTGCTCTGA
- a CDS encoding NAD(P)/FAD-dependent oxidoreductase, translating to MAGRLVVVGGGQAAFALIAKLRALQDKRPITVIAAEASLPYQRPPLSKKYLLREISLDRLLYRPGPWYAEHEIDIRLSTRVTRLDRGAKQVMLSDGSLLSYETLAFATGAAPRRLPASIGGDLRGVYVVRDFRDADLLAEEMQPGRRALVVGGGYIGLEAAAVARISGLEVTVIEMADRILQRVAAAATSAIVREIHRSRGVDIRERTGLHRLIGENGRVSAAELSDGSIIPADLVIVGIGVTANDALAHEAGLETANGIVVDAYGRTADPAIFAVGDCAVLPWQNMRIRLESVQNAVDQAEAVAAILAGGSEPYDPKPWFWSDQYDVKLQIAGFGLGHDETLVRPGQREGSVSVWYFRQRKLIAVDAINDAKAYVTGKKLLEAGVTPDRAALADPHADLKSLLA from the coding sequence GTGGCGGGAAGACTTGTTGTTGTCGGCGGTGGCCAGGCTGCGTTTGCCTTGATCGCCAAGCTCCGCGCCCTGCAGGACAAGCGTCCGATCACCGTTATCGCCGCCGAGGCGAGCCTGCCCTATCAGCGGCCGCCGCTCTCCAAGAAATACCTGCTCCGCGAAATCAGCCTGGATCGGCTGCTTTATCGGCCGGGGCCGTGGTACGCTGAGCACGAGATCGATATCCGTCTCTCGACGAGGGTGACACGGCTGGACCGCGGCGCAAAACAGGTCATGCTCAGCGACGGCTCGTTGCTTTCCTATGAGACGCTCGCCTTCGCCACGGGGGCGGCGCCGCGCCGGCTGCCGGCTTCTATCGGCGGCGATCTCCGAGGCGTCTACGTCGTGCGCGATTTTCGGGATGCGGACCTGCTTGCGGAGGAGATGCAACCTGGGCGGAGGGCCCTGGTGGTCGGCGGCGGCTACATCGGCCTCGAGGCGGCGGCCGTGGCTCGGATCTCAGGGCTGGAGGTCACCGTCATCGAGATGGCTGACCGTATTCTCCAGCGGGTCGCCGCCGCCGCGACGTCCGCGATTGTTCGAGAGATCCACCGCTCCCGCGGCGTCGACATTCGCGAACGTACGGGCCTTCACCGCCTGATAGGCGAAAACGGTCGCGTCTCGGCAGCCGAGCTTTCCGACGGCTCCATCATTCCGGCTGACCTCGTGATCGTCGGCATCGGTGTGACGGCGAATGACGCGCTTGCGCATGAGGCGGGCCTCGAAACTGCCAATGGCATCGTCGTCGACGCCTACGGCCGGACCGCCGACCCGGCGATCTTCGCGGTTGGCGATTGCGCGGTCTTGCCGTGGCAAAATATGCGCATCCGCCTGGAATCGGTTCAGAATGCCGTGGACCAGGCCGAAGCGGTCGCCGCCATTCTCGCCGGAGGCTCCGAGCCTTATGATCCCAAGCCTTGGTTCTGGTCGGACCAATACGACGTCAAGCTGCAGATCGCCGGCTTCGGGCTCGGCCACGACGAAACGCTTGTCCGGCCGGGGCAACGGGAGGGCAGCGTCTCTGTCTGGTATTTCCGGCAACGCAAGCTGATCGCTGTCGATGCCATCAATGACGCCAAAGCCTATGTGACGGGAAAGAAACTGCTCGAAGCGGGTGTCACGCCGGATCGTGCAGCATTGGCCGACCCTCACGCCGATCTCAAGTCATTGCTGGCATAA
- a CDS encoding DNA-3-methyladenine glycosylase I — protein MAAKGLITGEDGLDRCAWHGNLEDYRRYHDEEWGRPVTDDRRLFEKICLEGFQSGLSWLTILRKRQAFRAAFAGFDFDRVAEFGEADIERCLADTGIVRHRGKIVSTINNAQRARELRSEFGSLAAYFWSHEPGQSERPNVIDYEALIANPTTPTSVRISKDLKKRGWTFVGPTTIYAFMQAMGLVNDHIEGCFCRAGIEEMRRHLTRPAA, from the coding sequence ATGGCAGCAAAGGGCTTGATCACTGGGGAGGACGGGCTTGACCGTTGCGCCTGGCACGGCAACCTCGAAGACTACCGCCGCTATCACGATGAGGAATGGGGACGGCCGGTTACGGATGACCGCCGGTTGTTTGAAAAGATTTGCCTGGAAGGCTTTCAGTCGGGCCTGTCGTGGTTGACGATCCTGAGGAAGCGCCAAGCGTTTCGCGCGGCGTTCGCCGGCTTCGATTTCGACCGGGTCGCCGAGTTCGGCGAGGCCGACATAGAACGCTGCCTTGCCGATACCGGGATTGTTCGCCATCGCGGCAAGATAGTCTCGACCATCAACAATGCGCAGCGGGCAAGGGAATTGCGCTCGGAGTTCGGTTCGCTCGCCGCTTATTTCTGGTCACACGAACCGGGCCAAAGCGAACGTCCGAACGTGATCGACTATGAAGCCTTGATCGCCAATCCGACGACCCCGACATCGGTGCGGATTTCCAAGGATTTGAAGAAGCGCGGCTGGACCTTCGTCGGACCGACGACGATCTATGCCTTCATGCAGGCCATGGGCCTCGTCAACGACCATATCGAGGGCTGCTTCTGCCGTGCCGGCATCGAGGAAATGCGGCGCCACTTGACAAGGCCGGCCGCGTGA
- the hisS gene encoding histidine--tRNA ligase produces the protein MNEKPKKTQKLKARLPRGFADRSAADIRAVDEMIAKIQEVYERYGFDPVETPLFEYTDALGKFLPDSDRPNEGVFSLTDDDDQWMSLRYDLTAPLARHVAENFNEIQLPYRTYRAGYVFRNEKPGPGRFRQFMQFDADTVGAAGVQADAEMCMMMADTMEALGIARRDYVIRVNNRKVLDGALQAIGLGGADQADTRLTVLRAIDKLDKFGPEGVRLLLGEGRKDESGDFTKGAGLNDTQIRKILFFIGITDYAKSAAELADLVAGTTRGVEGVEELNTIRSLVLSAGYEADRIKIDPSVVRGLEYYTGPVFEAELQFAVTNEKGEKVVFGSVGGGGRYDGLVSRFMGQPVPATGFSIGVSRLMTALKNLGKLGTKEVIAPVVVCVMDRDIESMGRYQRFVQQLRHAGIRAEMYQGNKKHFGDQLKYADRRGSPIAIIQGGDERASGVVQIKDLIEGKRLSGEIQDNVAWREARVAQVSVPESELVEKVRGILAEQAEDRKRAG, from the coding sequence ATGAACGAGAAACCAAAGAAAACGCAGAAGCTCAAGGCGCGCCTGCCGCGCGGCTTCGCCGATCGTTCGGCCGCGGATATCCGCGCCGTCGACGAGATGATCGCGAAGATCCAGGAAGTCTATGAGCGCTACGGCTTCGATCCGGTAGAGACGCCGCTGTTCGAATATACCGACGCGCTCGGCAAATTCCTTCCCGACAGCGATCGTCCGAACGAGGGCGTCTTCTCGTTGACGGATGACGACGACCAATGGATGAGCCTGCGTTACGACCTGACGGCACCGCTCGCGCGGCACGTGGCGGAAAACTTCAACGAAATACAGCTGCCCTACCGGACCTATCGCGCCGGCTATGTTTTCCGCAACGAAAAGCCGGGCCCGGGCCGCTTCCGGCAGTTCATGCAGTTCGATGCCGACACCGTCGGTGCGGCCGGCGTCCAGGCCGATGCCGAAATGTGCATGATGATGGCAGACACGATGGAGGCACTCGGCATCGCGCGCCGCGACTACGTGATCCGCGTCAACAACCGCAAGGTTCTCGATGGCGCCCTGCAAGCGATCGGCCTCGGCGGCGCCGACCAGGCCGACACACGGCTGACGGTACTGCGCGCGATCGACAAGCTCGACAAGTTCGGACCGGAAGGCGTGCGGCTGCTGCTCGGCGAGGGGCGTAAGGATGAGAGCGGCGACTTCACCAAGGGTGCCGGTCTGAACGATACTCAGATCCGCAAGATCCTGTTCTTCATCGGCATCACCGACTATGCGAAGAGCGCCGCGGAGCTCGCCGATCTCGTTGCCGGAACCACCCGCGGCGTAGAGGGCGTCGAGGAGCTCAATACGATCCGCAGTCTTGTGCTGAGCGCCGGCTACGAGGCGGACCGCATCAAGATCGATCCCTCGGTCGTGCGCGGTCTCGAATATTATACCGGCCCGGTCTTCGAGGCCGAGCTGCAATTTGCCGTTACGAACGAGAAAGGCGAAAAGGTCGTCTTCGGCTCGGTGGGTGGGGGCGGTCGCTATGACGGCCTGGTCTCGCGCTTCATGGGGCAGCCGGTGCCTGCAACGGGCTTCTCGATCGGCGTCTCGCGCCTGATGACGGCGCTCAAGAACCTCGGCAAGCTGGGCACCAAAGAGGTGATCGCGCCGGTCGTCGTCTGCGTCATGGATCGCGACATCGAGAGCATGGGACGCTATCAGCGCTTCGTGCAGCAGTTGCGTCATGCCGGCATCCGCGCTGAAATGTATCAGGGCAACAAGAAGCACTTCGGCGACCAGCTGAAATATGCCGACCGGCGCGGTTCGCCAATCGCCATCATCCAAGGTGGCGACGAACGCGCTTCCGGTGTCGTTCAGATCAAGGACTTGATCGAGGGCAAGCGTCTCTCGGGTGAGATTCAGGATAACGTCGCCTGGCGTGAGGCGCGTGTCGCCCAGGTTTCCGTTCCGGAGAGCGAACTCGTGGAAAAGGTCCGCGGAATTCTGGCGGAGCAGGCCGAGGACCGGAAAAGGGCAGGCTGA
- the groES gene encoding co-chaperone GroES — translation MASTNFRPLHDRVVVRRVESEEKTKGGIIIPDTAKEKPQEGEIVAVGSGARDESGKVVPLDVKAGDRVLFGKWSGTEVKINGEDLLIMKEADIMGIIG, via the coding sequence ATGGCAAGCACCAATTTCCGTCCGCTGCACGACCGCGTTGTCGTTCGCCGCGTCGAGTCTGAGGAAAAGACCAAGGGCGGCATCATCATTCCGGACACCGCAAAGGAAAAGCCGCAGGAAGGCGAAATCGTGGCTGTCGGCTCGGGCGCTCGCGACGAAAGCGGCAAGGTCGTTCCGCTCGACGTCAAGGCTGGTGACCGCGTCCTGTTCGGCAAGTGGTCCGGCACCGAAGTCAAGATCAACGGCGAAGACCTTCTGATCATGAAGGAAGCCGACATCATGGGCATCATCGGCTGA
- a CDS encoding TIGR01459 family HAD-type hydrolase, translated as MAVRINSFREITSRYDVVLCDVWGVLHNGLQAFASACEALAEARARGLTVVLITNSPRPHPGVTVQIRGLGVPDEAYDRIVTSGDVTRALIAAAAKRIFFIGADRDLPLLEGLGTEIVSSEDAETIVCAGFYDDETETPEHYRATLTGLAERKIPFICANPDLVVERGHRLIPCAGAIAKFYEELGGEARIAGKPYIAIYRAALSEAKAARGAFDLSRVLAIGDGMPTDVKGAQDAGFDLLYISAGIHAQEYMHESRTDETKLAAFLKKEGAAPKWWMPRLA; from the coding sequence ATGGCCGTCAGGATCAACAGTTTTCGGGAAATCACCAGCCGCTACGATGTGGTGCTCTGCGATGTCTGGGGCGTGCTCCACAACGGCCTTCAGGCCTTCGCGTCCGCTTGCGAGGCGCTTGCCGAGGCGCGCGCTCGGGGATTGACGGTCGTCCTCATCACCAATTCGCCGAGGCCGCACCCGGGCGTCACGGTGCAGATTCGCGGCCTCGGCGTGCCCGACGAAGCCTATGACCGCATCGTCACTTCCGGCGATGTGACGAGGGCGCTGATCGCGGCTGCCGCGAAACGGATTTTTTTCATTGGAGCCGACCGCGACCTACCGCTGCTCGAAGGGCTCGGCACCGAAATCGTCTCGTCGGAGGATGCCGAAACGATCGTCTGTGCCGGCTTCTACGACGATGAAACCGAGACGCCCGAGCACTATCGGGCCACGCTGACGGGGCTTGCCGAACGGAAAATACCGTTCATCTGTGCGAATCCCGATCTCGTTGTTGAGCGGGGGCATCGGCTGATCCCCTGTGCCGGCGCCATTGCCAAGTTCTATGAGGAGCTCGGCGGCGAGGCGCGCATTGCCGGCAAGCCCTATATAGCGATCTACCGGGCAGCCCTCTCGGAAGCGAAAGCTGCCAGAGGCGCGTTCGACCTTTCGCGGGTGCTTGCCATCGGCGACGGCATGCCGACCGATGTCAAGGGCGCGCAGGATGCGGGCTTCGATCTGCTCTATATCAGCGCGGGCATTCACGCGCAGGAATACATGCATGAGAGCCGCACCGATGAGACAAAGCTGGCGGCGTTCCTGAAGAAAGAAGGCGCGGCGCCGAAGTGGTGGATGCCGCGGCTTGCATGA
- a CDS encoding ATP phosphoribosyltransferase regulatory subunit, whose product MPLINLPAFAGDLLADFERLKTLRVDTPVIQPAEPFLDMAGEDLRRRIFMTESETGESLCLRPEFTIPVCLRHIETATGTPQRYAYLGEVFRQRREGSSEFYQAGIEDLGDTDTAFADARAVGDAMQVLANRLPGRRLQVTLGDQAVFEAVIAACGLPAGWQKRLIHAFGDQQQLHKLLAELADLKSPGVFGPDVERIAILGMLEDEERLVAHIAETMEATGYSTNASRSPRDIARRLKEKVELATTRLDRASLAVMREFLALDLALVDAPAALHRFASKSRLKIDDALALFDARVAALAEAGADPRLIRYRAAFGRPLDYYTGLVFEIEVEGTAAVLAGGGRFDRLLTLLGAREHIPAVGFSLWLDRIEQAIAAGRSAK is encoded by the coding sequence ATGCCTCTGATCAACCTTCCAGCCTTTGCCGGTGACCTCCTTGCCGATTTCGAGCGCCTGAAAACGCTGCGTGTCGACACGCCGGTGATCCAGCCGGCCGAGCCTTTCCTCGACATGGCCGGCGAAGACCTGCGCCGGCGCATCTTCATGACGGAAAGCGAGACCGGCGAGAGCCTCTGCTTGCGCCCGGAATTCACCATTCCCGTCTGCCTTAGGCACATCGAAACCGCAACCGGCACGCCGCAGCGCTATGCCTATCTCGGCGAGGTGTTTCGGCAGCGTCGCGAGGGCTCCAGCGAGTTCTACCAAGCTGGCATCGAGGATCTTGGCGACACGGACACGGCCTTTGCCGACGCACGGGCGGTCGGTGACGCGATGCAGGTCCTTGCCAATCGACTGCCGGGCAGGCGGCTCCAGGTGACGCTCGGCGACCAGGCGGTATTCGAGGCCGTGATTGCAGCCTGCGGCCTGCCGGCCGGCTGGCAGAAGCGGCTTATTCACGCCTTTGGCGATCAGCAGCAATTGCACAAGCTGCTGGCGGAACTTGCCGACCTCAAATCGCCCGGTGTCTTCGGCCCTGATGTCGAGCGGATTGCGATCCTCGGAATGCTCGAGGACGAGGAGCGGCTCGTCGCGCACATCGCTGAAACGATGGAGGCGACCGGGTATTCCACCAATGCTAGCCGCTCGCCCCGGGACATTGCCCGCCGTCTCAAGGAAAAGGTCGAACTTGCGACCACGCGGCTGGATAGAGCCTCGCTTGCGGTCATGCGCGAATTCCTGGCGCTCGACCTGGCGCTCGTCGATGCGCCGGCCGCGCTCCACCGCTTTGCCAGCAAGTCGCGGCTGAAGATCGACGACGCGCTGGCGCTCTTCGACGCGCGTGTCGCGGCGCTTGCCGAGGCGGGCGCCGATCCGCGTCTGATACGCTATCGCGCCGCCTTCGGCCGTCCGCTCGACTACTATACCGGCCTCGTCTTCGAGATCGAGGTCGAGGGAACGGCGGCCGTTCTTGCCGGCGGAGGTCGCTTCGATCGGCTGCTGACGCTTCTCGGCGCGCGCGAGCATATTCCGGCAGTTGGTTTTTCTCTCTGGCTCGACCGGATCGAACAGGCCATCGCTGCCGGGAGGAGCGCAAAATGA
- a CDS encoding glutathione binding-like protein yields the protein MADLSSFSITTRWPAKNPDIIQLYSLPTPNGVKISIALEELGLPYEAHRISFDSNEQKSPEFVSLNPNGRIPAIIDPNGPDGKPIGLFESGAILFYLAEKTGKLIPADAAGRYETLCWVMFQMGGIGPMFGQFGHFFKFAAEKVANNPYPVQRYRDEAKRLLGVLEARLEGRQWLMGDEYTIADIATYPWVEGARKFYGGAEVLDYKSFPNVMAWVDRGLARPAAQKGMEIPRKE from the coding sequence ATGGCTGATCTTTCCTCTTTTTCGATCACGACTCGCTGGCCCGCAAAAAATCCCGACATCATCCAGCTTTATTCGCTGCCGACGCCGAACGGCGTGAAAATCTCGATCGCTCTCGAAGAACTCGGGCTGCCCTATGAGGCACACCGCATTTCCTTCGACAGCAACGAGCAGAAGTCTCCCGAATTCGTGTCCCTCAATCCGAACGGCCGCATTCCGGCGATAATCGACCCGAACGGACCGGACGGCAAGCCGATCGGCCTCTTCGAATCCGGCGCCATCCTGTTTTATCTCGCTGAAAAGACAGGGAAACTCATTCCGGCCGACGCAGCCGGCCGCTACGAGACGCTATGCTGGGTGATGTTCCAGATGGGCGGTATCGGGCCGATGTTCGGCCAATTCGGCCATTTCTTCAAATTCGCGGCCGAAAAGGTCGCCAATAATCCCTATCCGGTGCAGCGCTATCGCGACGAGGCGAAGCGCCTGCTCGGCGTTCTCGAAGCGCGGCTCGAAGGTCGGCAGTGGCTGATGGGCGACGAATATACCATTGCCGATATCGCCACCTATCCCTGGGTGGAGGGCGCACGCAAATTCTACGGCGGCGCTGAAGTGCTCGACTACAAGAGCTTCCCGAATGTCATGGCCTGGGTCGATCGCGGCCTGGCACGCCCGGCGGCACAGAAGGGCATGGAAATTCCACGAAAGGAATGA
- the groL gene encoding chaperonin GroEL (60 kDa chaperone family; promotes refolding of misfolded polypeptides especially under stressful conditions; forms two stacked rings of heptamers to form a barrel-shaped 14mer; ends can be capped by GroES; misfolded proteins enter the barrel where they are refolded when GroES binds): protein MAAKEVKFGRGAREKMLRGVDILADAVKVTLGPKGRNVVIDKSFGAPRITKDGVTVAKEIELEDKFENMGAQMVREVASKTNDIAGDGTTTATVLAQAIVREGAKAVAAGMNPMDLKRGIDLAVTEVVKDLLAKAKKINTSEEVAQVGTISANGEKQIGLDIAEAMQKVGNEGVITVEEAKTAETELEVVEGMQFDRGYLSPYFVTNPEKMVADLEDAFILLHEKKLSNLQAMLPVLEAVVQNGKPLLIIAEDVEGEALATLVVNKLRGGLKIAAVKAPGFGDRRKAMLEDIAILTGGTVISEDLGIKLENVTLDMLGRAKKVSISKENTTIVDGAGQKSDIEGRITQIKAQIEETTSDYDREKLQERLAKLAGGVAVIRVGGATEVEVKEKKDRIDDALNATRAAVQEGIVPGGGVALLRSSVKITVKGENDDQEAGINIVRRALQAPARQIVENAGDEASVVVGKILEKNTDDFGYNAQTGEYGDMIAMGIIDPVKVVRTALQDAASVAGLLVTTEAMIAELPKKDAPAMPGGMGGMGGMDMM, encoded by the coding sequence ATGGCAGCTAAAGAAGTCAAGTTCGGCCGCGGCGCGCGCGAGAAGATGCTGCGCGGCGTCGACATCCTCGCCGATGCAGTCAAGGTGACGCTCGGCCCGAAGGGCCGTAACGTCGTTATCGACAAGTCCTTCGGCGCTCCGCGCATCACCAAGGACGGCGTCACCGTCGCCAAGGAGATCGAACTCGAAGACAAGTTCGAGAACATGGGCGCCCAGATGGTCCGCGAAGTCGCTTCGAAGACCAACGACATCGCCGGCGACGGCACGACGACCGCGACCGTTCTCGCCCAGGCAATCGTTCGCGAAGGCGCAAAGGCCGTTGCTGCCGGCATGAACCCGATGGATCTGAAGCGCGGCATCGACCTCGCCGTCACCGAAGTCGTCAAGGACCTGCTCGCCAAGGCCAAGAAGATCAACACCTCGGAAGAAGTTGCCCAGGTCGGCACGATCTCCGCAAACGGTGAAAAGCAGATCGGCCTCGACATTGCAGAAGCGATGCAGAAGGTCGGCAACGAAGGCGTCATCACGGTTGAAGAAGCCAAGACCGCCGAAACCGAACTCGAAGTCGTCGAAGGCATGCAGTTCGACCGCGGCTACCTGTCGCCTTACTTCGTCACCAACCCGGAAAAGATGGTCGCCGACCTCGAAGACGCTTTCATTCTCCTGCACGAGAAGAAGCTCTCGAACCTCCAGGCCATGCTCCCGGTTCTCGAAGCCGTCGTCCAGAACGGCAAGCCGCTCCTCATCATTGCTGAAGACGTCGAAGGCGAAGCCCTTGCAACGCTCGTCGTCAACAAGCTGCGTGGCGGCCTGAAGATCGCTGCCGTCAAGGCCCCGGGCTTCGGCGACCGTCGCAAGGCCATGCTCGAAGACATCGCCATCCTGACGGGCGGCACGGTGATCTCCGAAGACCTCGGCATCAAGCTCGAAAACGTCACGCTCGACATGCTCGGCCGTGCGAAGAAGGTTTCGATCTCCAAGGAAAACACCACGATCGTCGACGGCGCCGGCCAGAAGTCCGACATCGAAGGCCGCATTACCCAGATCAAGGCCCAGATCGAAGAAACCACTTCGGACTACGACCGCGAGAAGCTGCAGGAGCGCCTTGCCAAGCTCGCTGGCGGCGTTGCCGTCATCCGCGTCGGCGGTGCGACGGAAGTCGAAGTGAAGGAGAAGAAGGACCGCATCGACGACGCTCTCAACGCGACGCGCGCTGCCGTTCAGGAAGGCATCGTACCGGGCGGCGGCGTTGCCCTGCTGCGCTCTTCCGTCAAGATCACCGTCAAGGGTGAAAACGACGATCAGGAAGCCGGCATCAACATCGTTCGCCGCGCTCTGCAGGCTCCGGCCCGCCAGATCGTGGAAAACGCTGGCGACGAAGCCTCTGTCGTTGTCGGCAAGATCCTCGAGAAGAACACCGACGACTTCGGCTACAATGCGCAGACCGGCGAATATGGTGACATGATCGCCATGGGCATCATCGACCCGGTCAAGGTCGTTCGCACCGCGCTTCAGGACGCAGCCTCGGTTGCCGGCCTGCTCGTCACGACCGAAGCCATGATCGCCGAACTGCCGAAGAAGGACGCTCCGGCAATGCCTGGCGGCATGGGCGGAATGGGTGGAATGGACATGATGTGA
- a CDS encoding bifunctional riboflavin kinase/FAD synthetase translates to MTVFHRNETRDPLPEHLRGGVIAIGNFDGVHRGHQSVLNRALEEAKNRGVPALVLTFEPHPRTVFRPDKPVFRLTPAPLKARILEGMGFGAVIEYPFDRTFSELSASDFIHRILREWLHASHVVTGFDFHFGKGREGGPAFLMAAGEQEGFGVTLVDAFRDENASVISSSVIRALLAEGDVSHAAGLLGYRYTVEAEVIGGKKLGRTLGYPTANMRLPPEVELKNGIYAVRFRRADGTLHDGVASFGRRPTVDSDGEALLETFVFDFSDEIYGETCSVSFFGYLRDELKFDGLEPLMVQMRKDENEARALLAGVQPLSEIDRRINFA, encoded by the coding sequence ATGACGGTTTTTCATCGCAACGAAACCCGTGATCCGCTTCCGGAGCACTTGCGCGGCGGCGTCATCGCCATTGGCAATTTCGACGGCGTTCACCGCGGTCATCAGTCGGTGCTGAACCGCGCGCTGGAGGAGGCGAAAAACCGAGGCGTTCCCGCGCTCGTCCTCACCTTCGAGCCGCATCCGCGCACGGTCTTCAGGCCCGACAAGCCCGTATTTCGTCTGACACCGGCGCCGCTGAAGGCCCGCATTCTTGAGGGCATGGGCTTTGGCGCTGTCATCGAATATCCTTTCGACCGGACATTCTCGGAGCTCTCGGCGTCGGATTTCATTCACCGCATTCTGCGTGAATGGTTGCATGCCTCGCATGTCGTTACAGGCTTCGACTTCCATTTCGGCAAAGGGCGCGAAGGCGGCCCGGCATTTCTGATGGCGGCCGGGGAGCAGGAAGGATTCGGCGTCACGCTGGTGGACGCCTTCCGCGACGAAAACGCCTCGGTCATCTCGTCGAGCGTCATTCGCGCCTTGCTCGCCGAAGGAGATGTTTCGCACGCGGCTGGCCTGCTCGGTTATCGCTACACGGTCGAAGCGGAGGTGATCGGCGGCAAGAAGCTTGGGCGAACGCTCGGCTATCCGACGGCGAACATGCGCCTGCCGCCCGAAGTGGAGCTCAAGAACGGCATCTATGCGGTGCGGTTCCGCCGGGCCGACGGGACACTCCACGACGGCGTCGCGAGTTTCGGTCGCCGCCCGACCGTTGACAGTGATGGCGAGGCCCTGCTGGAAACTTTCGTTTTCGATTTCTCCGACGAGATTTATGGAGAGACCTGCAGCGTCTCCTTCTTCGGCTACCTTCGCGACGAGCTGAAGTTCGATGGACTGGAGCCGCTGATGGTTCAGATGAGGAAGGACGAGAACGAAGCGCGCGCTCTTCTTGCCGGCGTTCAGCCCTTAAGCGAAATCGACCGCAGGATCAATTTCGCATAG